The Apium graveolens cultivar Ventura chromosome 6, ASM990537v1, whole genome shotgun sequence genome contains a region encoding:
- the LOC141664531 gene encoding uncharacterized protein LOC141664531, whose amino-acid sequence MTNRENSKDPKDILCPCGRCGNFRKYNVKVIRGHLYEKGFSLGYTDWIWHGETSSKSVRSSAGSTFLPKEQNAQSETIDVCEAAYNSDDHDSYDFNRFGISNSAFTDLLTSVGSFLPQDHVLPVNAYEAKKTLSDLGLKCIKFHACPNNCILYRGINLNASECPKCRLSRWKVAKDGKLRVNSPAKVMWYFPIIPRFKRMFKSPDTAEQLIWDSKQLSNDGQMRHPDDSPSWRNIDYRWPSFASDPRNLRLALGADGINPFNNVLSNRYSCWPVVLVAYNLPPWLCMKRKFIMLSILIPGPHEPGNDIDVYLEPLIDDLKKLWVEGEPNVYDAYSKSYFTLKAVLMWTINDFPGYTNLSGCVNKGYKSYPICGDDTVAKYLSHSKNMCYQGHRRYLADHHPYSRQKLAFNGEQELRRPRPPLFVKEVLAQQEQIKFSYGKEVKKSKKVDCPWKKKSIFFELEYWKFNHVRHCLDVMHIEKNVYNNMMGTLLNMRNKSKDSEASHHDMLDMGVRVDLAPQVGEKKTYVPPSAFTLSKAEKRTMLSSFLNMKLPYGHAWNIKSFMSMADLKIYGLKSHDCHILLQQLLLVAIRSVLPKHVRVTIIRLCFFFNSLCSKVVDISKLDKLWMYAFERFNKVMKSYIRNHYHPEGCIAESYLGEESVEFCTEFLKESCKTAGVPKDQFRLSGPLSFMKMKEVEEKERDEAHLTVLLNNSEVFPYIIKHMEYLEEIHRGKKKSVHWLMGEHNRLFADWFERKVRSELKENCAAVSEMIRWLAAKPSYSVLTYEGYLVDGVMYFIKDRDKSRVVQNSGVYLVAKTVQVYSARDLNPIESDMTFYGIILEIWELDYHDFKAPLFLCKWASNDRGIKVDDLGFTLVDFSRQVQKKDKYVFVDQVKQVFYVEDPVDATWSIVLKSTTRDYHDINNEDNLGDTTMEHQPFCSNIPACDVADDMEHRVRENVEGIWVKN is encoded by the exons CGTTTGTGAAGCTGCTTATAATTCGGACGATCATGATTCGTATGACTTCAATAG GTTTGGTATTAGCAATAGCGCCTTCACTGatcttctcacttctgttggttCTTTTCTTCCTCAAGATCATGTGTTACCGGTTAATGCGTATGAGGCAAAGAAAACCTTATCTGACTTGGGCCTCAAGTGCATTAAATTTCATGCATGTCCAAACAATTGTATACTCTACAGGGGTATAAATCTTAATGCATCTGAGTGTCCTAAATGTCGTTTATCTCGCTGGAAGGTTGCGAAAGATGGTAAACTTAGGGTAAATAGTCCAGCCAAGGTTATGTGGTATTTTCCTATCATTCCTAGGTTTAAAAGAATGTTTAAATCTCCTGATACCGCTGAACAGTTGATTTGGGATTCAAAACAACTGTCAAATGATGGTCAGATGCGGCATCCGGACGACTCTCCTTCATGGAGGAATATTGATTATCGGTGGCCTTCGTTTGCTAGTGATCCAAGAAACCTTCGATTAGCTTTAGGAGCAGATGGTATAAACCCGTTTAATAATGTCCTAAGTAATAGGTATAGCTGCTGGCCGGTAGTATTGGTAGCttataatcttcctccatggttatgcatgaagaggaagtttataaTGTTATCAATATTAATTCCTGGTCCGCACGAGCCGGGAAATGATATTGACGTATACTTAGAGCCGTTGATCGATGATTTGAAGAAGCTTTGGGTAGAAGGTGAACCAAATGTCTATGACGCTTATAGTAAATCCTATTTTACTTTAAAAGCGGTTTTGATGTGGACCATAAATGACTTTCCTGGATATACAAATTTGTCCGGTTGTGTTAATAAGGGTTACAAGAGCTATCCCATATGTGGTGACGACACCGTTGCCAAATATTTAAGTCATAGTAAAAATATGTGTTATCAAGGCCATCGTCGTTATTTGGCTGACCATCACCCCTATAGCAGACAAAAGTTGGCTTTTAACGGCGAACAAGAGCTTCGGCGACCACGTCCACCCCTTTTTGTTAAAGAAGTGTTAGCACAACAGGAACAGATTAAATTTTCTTATGGCAAGGAAGTAAAGAAGTCCAAAAAGGTTGATTGTCCGTGGAAGAAAAAGTCTATTTTTTTCGAGTTAGAATATTGGAAGTTTAACCACGTTCGTCACTGTCTCGATGTTATGCACATCGAGAAGAATGTGTATAATAATATGATGGGGACATTGTTAAATATGCGGAACAAGTCAAAAGATAGCGAGGCATCTCATCATGATATGCTTGACATGGGTGTTAGGGTTGATTTAGCTCCacaagtaggagaaaagaaaacCTACGTGCCTCCTTCTGCTTTTACTTTATCAAAGGCTGAAAAAAGAACAATGTTATCATCATTCTTGAATATGAAACTTCCGTATGGACATGCATGGAACATTAAAAGCTTCATGTCCATGGCTGATTTAAAGATTTATGGGCTAAAGTCCCATGACTGCCACATCCTCCTCCAACAGTTGCTCCTGGTTGCAATTCGATCCGTTCTTCCGAAACATGTTAGGGTCACAATAATACGATTGTGTTTCTTTTTCAACTCCTTGTGCAGCAAAGTAGTCGATATTTCGAAACTAGATAAACT GTGGATGTATGCGTTTGAACGGTTTAATAAAGTGATGAAGAGTTATATTAGAAACCATTATCATCCGGAAGGTTGTATCGCCGAAAGTTATCTTGGTGAGGAATCGGTAGAATTTTGCACCGAGTTTCTTAAAGAGAGTTGCAAAACAGCTGGTGTTCCCAAAGATCAATTCAGGCTTTCTGGTCCCTTATCCTTTATGAAGATGAAGGAAGTCGAAGAGAAAGAGCGAGATGAGGCACATTTAACTGTCCTGTTAAACAATTCTGAAGTATTTCCTTATATAAT AAAGCATATGGAGTATCTTGAAGAAATTCATCGAGGAAAGAAAAAGAGTGTTCATTGGCTCATGGGAGAACATAATCGGCTGTTTGCTGATTGGTTCGAAAGAAAA GTTAGGAGTGAACTTAAGGAAAACTGCGCCGCTGTTTCAGAAATGATAAGATGGTTGGCTGCCAAACCATCTTATTCTGTTTTGACTTATGAAGGATATCTAGTTGACGGAGTTATGTACTTCATAAAAGATCGTGATAAATCAAGGGTTGTTCAGAACAGCGGTGTTTATTTAGTTGCTAAGACGGTTCAAGTTTATAGTGCTAGGGATTTAAATCCGATCGAGAGTGATATGACGTTCTATGGCATCATTCTAGAAATATGGGAGTTGGACTACCATGATTTCAAAGCCCCTTTATTCTTGTGTAAATGGGCATCGAATGACAGAGGTATCAAAGTGGATGATCTTGGCTTCACGCTTGTGGACTTTAGTCGACAGGTCCAGAAGAAGGATAAATATGTTTTCGTTGATCAAGTGAAGCAAGTGTTTTATGTCGAAGATCCGGTTGATGCTACCTGGTCCATTGTATTAAAATCCACGACTCGAGACTATCATGATATCAACAATGAAGATAACCTAGGAGACACGACAATGGAGCATCAGCCATTTTGCTCTAATATCCCGGCATGTGATGTTGCTGATGATATGGAGCATAGGGTTAGAGAAAATGTTGAGGGAATTTGGGTTAAAAACTGa